GGTTAAAAATGTACTGTAAATTAAACATGCAATTTGTACTATCCTGAAATGACTTCCATGTGTTACCAGATGGATTTGCTACAGGAGTTTTATGAAACTACATTGGATGCGTTAAAGGATGCAAAAAATGACAGACTTTGGTTTAAAACCAACACAAAGGTTATTAACTTACTTGCGGTCTATattcattttttctagtaaaacaaATAGATCAACTGTGCTTTTTACTCTGCAGCTTGGTAAGTTGTATCTGGAAAGGGAAGAGTATGGGAAGCTGCAAAAAATCCTGAGGCAGTTACATCAATCTTGCCAGGTAACCAGTCTTTCATCTGATCCATACCATCTTTTAAATCCGCTGTCTTCAAATGAGAATGTGGTATGTCGCGGTTCCATTACTTGTTAATTGCATGGGAATTCAGTTTTTGACAATAAGTTGCATAAATTTGGGGCATTTTATAAAACACATATTAACTATAAGTATGACTGGTGCATAAGAATAACTGTCACTTATAGCATAGTGGTTAACTCATGTGACGGTGTGAAGAGTTGTCCGTTTATATATCTTCCCTTTCATTGACTGGCGAACTACTCAGGATGTAGTCTacgaacaatttgcagtcatgttgttatgatataatatacattcaatgacagctaacacaAACTCTCCAAATTGCTATTATTTGTTTATACCCAAAGCTAATGCGCATGCATGTGTACATAGTTACGTCGTGAAAGCCTAGAAGCTGTAAGAGGGCAGGAAATACTGTGTATTATACAATGGAAAGTTAGCGCACTCCAGACATCTGtgcaaatgttgcaaacagcccttttAAGCAAGACACACCCAATCGGGAATATTTCAGCTTCCAATTGGATGGACAATGTGAGCCTGAAGGAGTGAGACTGCGCGATCACGTGATGGGCAACAAAAAGAAATCACAGCACTAACAAATGAACAAATGATGACCGACCTCTTATTTTccaaatgggaaaaaaatacaCTACAAAATGTTCAGTATTAATTTAAGTAAAATTTTTGTTTACCGAAATGtccattttattaatttttgtatttatttaggaTAACAAACTTAACATTCCAAGTACAATACAAGGATAAACAATTCTACATTCATGATAAACAAACGTTTATATCCTcttaaatggttacttgcaatattattatataatgaaatattaaattataaacagtaggggtgtgggaaaaaatcgattcaaatgcaaatcgaatcgtttacgttgtgcgattcagaatcgattctcatttaaaaaaaatcaattttaaaattgtatttatttttatttttattttttatcaatccaacagtatattcaacaacagtatcaatattaattataatttcagcatagcagtgattaaaaatccctcactgacattatcattagacatttataaaaataataaaaaagaacaatagtgtcacagtggcttacacttgcatcgcatctcataagcttgacaacacactgtgtccaatgttttcacaaacataaaataaatcatatttttggttcatttaatagttaaaacaaatttacattattgcaatcagttgataaaacattgtcctttacaatttataaaagctttttttttttcaaaaatctactactctgctagcatgtgagcagactggggtagatcctgctgaaatcctatgtattgaatgaatacagaatcgttttgaatcggaaaaatatcgtttttgaatcgagaatcgaatcgaattggaaaaaatcgatatattatcgaatcgtgaccccaagaatcgattttgaattgaatcgtgggacacccaaagattaacAGCCCTAATAAACAGTATATAGTTTTTTCAGGTAATGCTTTAGTTTAGGAGCATTAAGTAGACAAAAGCTCTATATttgtctgcataaagccaaacATTTTTTAAGTAGATTTTTTAATTTGAAGCATTTTTAtgcataaaatataaaaatcgcaaATCAAATggcaattttggagaaaaaaattgcAATCAGGTTTTTTCTCAAATTAGTGCAGCCCTGACATTTACACATTTAAGAATTTCTGTGCCATTTCTGATGTCTGCAAATGCATTTTTTCTGAGTAAAACATGTTctatgttttaaaaatataagATTATGTTTGAACGTACCTTTTAATGTAGCTGTACTGTCTTATTTATCACAGACAGATGATGGAGAGGATGACCTGAAGAAAGGCACACAATTGTTGGAGATCTACGCTTTGGAAATTCAGATGTACAcagcacaaaaaaacaacaagaaatTGAAAGCCTTGTATGAGCAGTCGCTACATATTAAATCTGCCATTCCTCATCCATTAATAATGGGCGTTATCCGAGGTAAAAGGTTGTTTGTTCAGTAAATGTTCTTAAATTGCACTGCATTTTTACAAAGTTTTCCAAATGAATGATCTGTGCTTGTATGGCCCTCAACAGAGTGCGGGGGAAAAATGCATTTGAGAGAGGGAGAGTTTGAGAAAGCTCACACGGATTTCTTTGAGGCCTTTAAAAATTACGATGAGTCTGGAAGCCCGAGAAGGACAACGTGTCTGAAATACCTGGTGCTCGCCAACATGCTAATGAAGTCAGGAATAAATCCTTTTGATTCACAAGAGGTGTGatattttgcagtcacttttttttgtaaatgctTATGTCACCACGtttttttttagtcatttttaggAAGCCGAAATTCTGAatctttgttttaaaaatgtggaaCACTGGAATCACTTTGTATCCGGCCTAACATGTTCTTGATGTTTCTCTTTCAAAGGCCAAACCATACAAAAATGACCCAGAGATTCTAGCAATGACAAACTTAGTAAGGTAAAAACACATTAATATATCATCGTGCATGTTTtcgttttattatttatttattatattatttccTTAAAATTTCTTTAAAACCTGACTTTAACCTAAAATCTTCCTGATTGGTCATCTGCTTTGCtctttgttttgttgtacttTGGAACTCTATTTAGTTTAAGGATAGCAGACGCTGTCCCTAAGTAATGAAGATCAGGTGTGTTTATTAATAGTGACTGTTTTTCTCCCCAGCGCCTACCAGAACAATGACATCACTGAATTTGAGAAAATCTTGAAAACAAATCACAGTAACATAATGGATGACCCCTTCATCAGAGAGCACATAGAGGGTGAGTTATGATAGCTACTTCCAAGAATATCTTCCCAATGGGTCAATGACAAATAAGcttctaaaatatattttttaaatttatgtaaTTAACATTTTAAGT
Above is a genomic segment from Nerophis ophidion isolate RoL-2023_Sa linkage group LG02, RoL_Noph_v1.0, whole genome shotgun sequence containing:
- the cops2 gene encoding COP9 signalosome complex subunit 2 isoform X2, which gives rise to MSDMEDDFMCDDEEDYDLEYSEDSNSEPNVDLENQYYNSKALKEDDPKGALSSFQKVLELEGEKGEWGFKALKQMIKINFKLTNFPEMMNRYKQLLTYIRSAVTRNYSEKSINSILDYISTSKQMDLLQEFYETTLDALKDAKNDRLWFKTNTKLGKLYLEREEYGKLQKILRQLHQSCQTDDGEDDLKKGTQLLEIYALEIQMYTAQKNNKKLKALYEQSLHIKSAIPHPLIMGVIRECGGKMHLREGEFEKAHTDFFEAFKNYDESGSPRRTTCLKYLVLANMLMKSGINPFDSQEAKPYKNDPEILAMTNLVSAYQNNDITEFEKILKTNHSNIMDDPFIREHIEELLRNIRTQVLIKLIKPYTRIHIPFISKELNIDVCDVESLLVQCILDNTIHGRIDQVNQLLELDYQKRGGARYTALDKWTNQLNSLNQAIVSKLT
- the cops2 gene encoding COP9 signalosome complex subunit 2 isoform X1: MSDMEDDFMCDDEEDYDLEYSEDSNSEPNVDLENQYYNSKALKEDDPKGALSSFQKVLELEGEKGEWGFKALKQMIKINFKLTNFPEMMNRYKQLLTYIRSAVTRNYSEKSINSILDYISTSKQMDLLQEFYETTLDALKDAKNDRLWFKTNTKLGKLYLEREEYGKLQKILRQLHQSCQVTSLSSDPYHLLNPLSSNENVTDDGEDDLKKGTQLLEIYALEIQMYTAQKNNKKLKALYEQSLHIKSAIPHPLIMGVIRECGGKMHLREGEFEKAHTDFFEAFKNYDESGSPRRTTCLKYLVLANMLMKSGINPFDSQEAKPYKNDPEILAMTNLVSAYQNNDITEFEKILKTNHSNIMDDPFIREHIEELLRNIRTQVLIKLIKPYTRIHIPFISKELNIDVCDVESLLVQCILDNTIHGRIDQVNQLLELDYQKRGGARYTALDKWTNQLNSLNQAIVSKLT